A single window of Chloracidobacterium thermophilum B DNA harbors:
- a CDS encoding peptidoglycan-binding protein: protein MKRHLTRSLVTHLGLVALCGAMWPALPSQQPSVAGIVFAQRFQDITLPPGTIIRVQMDRTISSRTARVGDTFTATVFEPVIVGGQLAIPQGTQVQGRVTAVQPAERRSRSGTIAVEFDRIIFANGVSRDMRASLTSLDAREREQIDSEGRARGGSSTKRNVIFVGGGAGAGAAIGAIAGGGKGAAIGAGIGAAAGVLGALLSKGQEAQVQSGYRFGVELEQPLRVPSDMSTGGNTGSGGNWDDYGYDAARGEYTAPDIVRRAQTELRRQGFYDGDITGNLGQLTRQAIGNFQRQQGLTVNRRLDRETARALGVVSGGGGFSTGSDPSGGSDPNEDFGYGYDPNAGEYTASDIVRRAQTELRRERLYNGRITGRLDAETRDAIQRFQEERGLPTTGRLDRETALAMGIVY, encoded by the coding sequence ATGAAACGTCACTTGACCCGAAGCCTGGTCACACATCTTGGCCTCGTCGCCCTCTGTGGTGCGATGTGGCCCGCGCTCCCTTCCCAGCAACCCTCCGTTGCCGGGATCGTTTTTGCCCAGCGTTTTCAGGACATCACCCTGCCCCCTGGAACCATCATCCGGGTGCAGATGGACCGGACGATTTCCTCCCGTACGGCGCGGGTGGGAGACACCTTCACGGCCACCGTGTTTGAACCTGTAATTGTCGGGGGGCAGTTGGCCATTCCGCAGGGCACACAGGTGCAGGGACGGGTCACGGCGGTCCAGCCGGCTGAGCGGCGGAGCCGTTCTGGAACGATTGCCGTCGAGTTTGACCGCATTATTTTTGCCAACGGCGTATCGCGTGACATGCGCGCTTCGCTGACCAGTCTGGATGCCAGAGAGCGTGAGCAGATTGACAGCGAAGGAAGGGCCCGGGGCGGCAGCTCCACCAAGCGCAATGTCATTTTCGTGGGCGGTGGCGCGGGGGCTGGCGCGGCTATCGGCGCGATTGCGGGCGGTGGCAAGGGAGCCGCCATTGGCGCTGGTATCGGGGCCGCGGCCGGTGTCCTTGGCGCTTTGCTTTCCAAAGGGCAGGAAGCCCAGGTGCAGAGTGGATACCGTTTCGGCGTCGAACTTGAACAACCGCTGCGGGTGCCCAGCGACATGAGCACCGGCGGCAACACGGGCAGCGGCGGCAACTGGGATGACTACGGTTACGATGCGGCCCGGGGTGAATACACGGCCCCGGACATCGTGCGCCGGGCACAGACCGAACTGCGCCGGCAGGGCTTCTACGATGGCGACATTACCGGCAACCTGGGACAGCTCACCCGGCAGGCCATCGGCAATTTTCAACGCCAGCAGGGCCTGACGGTGAACCGTCGCCTGGACCGCGAGACGGCGCGCGCACTGGGTGTCGTTTCCGGTGGCGGCGGCTTCTCCACCGGGAGCGACCCGTCTGGCGGGAGTGACCCGAACGAAGACTTCGGCTATGGCTATGACCCGAATGCCGGAGAGTACACCGCCAGCGACATTGTGCGCCGGGCGCAGACCGAACTGCGCCGGGAACGGCTCTACAACGGACGCATTACCGGTCGCCTCGATGCCGAGACGCGCGACGCCATCCAGCGTTTTCAGGAAGAGCGCGGACTGCCGACAACCGGCCGTCTGGACCGGGAAACCGCTCTGGCGATGGGGATTGTCTATTAG